The Candidatus Methylomirabilis limnetica genome has a window encoding:
- a CDS encoding dTDP-4-dehydrorhamnose 3,5-epimerase family protein translates to MMLIDGVKTRQLRRVPDERGFLTEMLRSDWEEFERFGQAYITAAYPGVVKGWHYHKKQTDHFVGVLGMSKVVLFDSRDNSPTKGLLNEFFIGEQNPMLVKIPPLVIHGYKAVGDRMSAIMNFPTELYNYQEPDEFRIPPDSPDIPYDWAVKLG, encoded by the coding sequence ATGATGCTTATTGATGGTGTGAAAACTAGACAGCTACGGCGGGTTCCTGATGAGAGAGGTTTCCTTACAGAGATGCTGCGCAGCGACTGGGAGGAGTTCGAGCGATTTGGGCAGGCCTACATCACTGCCGCCTATCCCGGGGTGGTGAAGGGGTGGCACTATCATAAGAAACAGACCGACCACTTTGTCGGGGTCCTCGGAATGTCCAAGGTTGTTCTGTTCGATTCCCGCGACAACTCTCCCACAAAAGGCTTGCTCAATGAGTTTTTCATCGGTGAGCAGAATCCGATGTTGGTCAAGATCCCGCCCCTGGTGATCCATGGGTACAAGGCGGTAGGCGACCGGATGTCGGCGATTATGAATTTCCCGACCGAGCTCTACAATTACCAGGAGCCGGATGAGTTTCGAATCCCCCCTGACAGTCCGGATATCCCATACGATTGGGCAGTGAAGCTGGGATGA
- the rfbB gene encoding dTDP-glucose 4,6-dehydratase, producing MRIVVTGGAGFIGSNFIRHMLATEPDCGVVNLDKLTYAGNLENLADVERDPRYRFIKGSICDVELVDAILKERFDALMNFAAESHVDRSIQDARAFVETNTLGTQVILDACRRHRVPRMVQVSTDEVYGSLGPSGYFREDSPLSPNSPYAASKAAGDLLVAAYVRTYGLPAIITRSSNNYGPYQFPEKAVPLFITNAIAGEALPLYGDGLQVREWLHVQDHCEALALILRNGHNGEIYNIGGKCERANIDVARHILRTLGKPDSLIVHVEDRLGHDRRYALDMSKLERKLGWRPRIPFETGLKETVGWYEDHVTWWTRIKAGEYREYYQKTYGDLSHVSQ from the coding sequence ATGAGAATCGTGGTGACCGGTGGAGCCGGATTTATCGGGTCGAACTTCATTCGCCACATGCTCGCGACAGAGCCGGATTGCGGCGTCGTGAATCTCGACAAGCTGACCTACGCCGGCAACCTCGAGAATCTGGCCGACGTTGAGCGCGATCCTCGATACCGATTTATCAAGGGGAGTATCTGCGACGTTGAGTTGGTAGACGCCATCTTGAAGGAGCGGTTCGATGCGCTGATGAACTTCGCGGCCGAATCGCACGTGGATCGAAGTATCCAGGATGCGAGGGCATTCGTGGAGACCAATACGCTTGGGACGCAGGTCATTCTGGATGCGTGCCGTCGGCATCGGGTTCCAAGGATGGTGCAGGTATCGACTGATGAAGTATATGGCTCGCTCGGGCCTTCAGGGTACTTTAGGGAAGACAGCCCTCTCTCTCCAAACAGCCCCTATGCCGCCAGCAAGGCGGCGGGAGACCTTCTGGTTGCGGCCTACGTTCGTACCTACGGGTTACCGGCGATCATCACCCGGAGCTCCAACAACTATGGTCCCTACCAGTTTCCAGAGAAGGCGGTTCCGCTCTTTATCACCAATGCCATTGCCGGTGAAGCGCTTCCGCTTTACGGCGACGGCCTCCAGGTCCGCGAGTGGCTGCACGTGCAGGACCACTGCGAGGCGTTGGCGCTGATTTTGAGGAATGGGCATAATGGTGAGATTTATAATATCGGCGGCAAATGCGAGCGGGCCAACATTGACGTAGCTCGCCATATCCTGAGGACCCTGGGTAAGCCCGATTCTCTGATCGTACACGTCGAAGACCGGCTCGGACATGATCGAAGGTACGCCCTCGATATGTCGAAGTTGGAGCGAAAGCTGGGCTGGAGACCTCGCATTCCCTTTGAGACGGGGCTCAAGGAAACGGTCGGCTGGTATGAGGATCACGTGACCTGGTGGACGCGCATCAAAGCGGGGGAGTATCGGGAGTATTACCAAAAGACGTACGGGGACCTCTCGCACGTATCTCAGTAA
- the gltA gene encoding NADPH-dependent glutamate synthase, translated as MAEATKGLSSKERIKKPRNLMPLHPAELRILSWTEVPIGYSREQAMDEAIRCIQCKKPECVPACPVGIDIPAFIKLVEAGDIAGAAGKIRETNFLPAACGRVCPQDKQCEAVCIVGKKNDPVGIGNLERYVADYEREHKLDRTPVIPPPTGKRVAIIGAGPAGLTCAYELRTRGHEITVFEAFHRGGGVMVYGIPRFRLPLEVIDEDLKLLEDMGVEFVYNMVIGKILTIEDLLEKEGFDAVFIGTGAGLPKMLGIPGENLNGVYSANEYLTRIYLMNANEFPRASTPLYQGKKMAVIGAGNTAMDVLRTGKRLGADVTCYYRRSHEEAPARTEELEHAEQEFIDFKWLSSPVEFIGDERYFVKAIKCEVMRLSEPDESGRRKPLPTGEYFIDEVDTVVFSLGCEVNPVIPSMTPGLRVNKWGVVMVDHTTYHTSKKGVFAGGDVVTGGSTVILAMGQAKQAAGYVHEYLMGQFNYELNISTDPNAPGVQWEGRFAKGKR; from the coding sequence ATGGCAGAAGCAACTAAGGGATTAAGTTCAAAGGAGCGGATAAAGAAGCCTCGCAATCTTATGCCCTTGCATCCGGCAGAGTTGCGCATTCTCAGTTGGACGGAGGTGCCCATCGGCTACTCACGAGAGCAGGCCATGGACGAGGCTATACGATGCATTCAGTGCAAGAAGCCGGAATGCGTACCCGCGTGCCCAGTGGGCATTGACATCCCTGCCTTCATCAAACTGGTTGAAGCGGGGGATATCGCTGGCGCGGCTGGAAAGATTCGGGAGACCAACTTCCTCCCCGCCGCATGTGGGCGGGTGTGTCCCCAGGACAAGCAGTGCGAAGCGGTGTGTATCGTAGGCAAGAAGAATGACCCGGTGGGTATCGGCAACCTGGAGCGGTATGTGGCGGACTACGAGCGGGAGCACAAGCTGGACCGTACTCCGGTCATCCCACCTCCCACCGGCAAGCGAGTGGCTATCATCGGCGCCGGTCCAGCGGGGCTTACCTGCGCCTACGAGCTTCGCACCCGCGGTCACGAGATCACGGTGTTCGAGGCATTCCATCGGGGCGGGGGTGTGATGGTATACGGTATCCCCCGGTTCCGCCTGCCACTGGAGGTCATCGACGAAGATCTCAAGCTGCTTGAAGATATGGGAGTGGAGTTCGTCTATAACATGGTGATCGGTAAGATCCTCACCATCGAGGACCTTCTGGAAAAGGAAGGGTTCGATGCGGTGTTCATCGGCACCGGCGCAGGCTTGCCAAAGATGCTGGGCATCCCCGGCGAAAACCTGAATGGTGTCTATTCCGCCAACGAGTACCTCACCCGAATCTACCTGATGAACGCCAACGAGTTTCCACGCGCTTCCACGCCCCTCTACCAGGGTAAGAAGATGGCGGTCATCGGTGCGGGCAACACCGCCATGGATGTGCTCCGCACCGGGAAGAGACTTGGGGCGGATGTTACCTGCTACTACCGCCGCTCCCATGAGGAGGCCCCGGCCAGGACGGAGGAGTTGGAGCATGCCGAGCAGGAGTTCATCGACTTCAAGTGGCTCTCCAGCCCTGTGGAGTTCATCGGCGACGAGCGCTACTTCGTCAAAGCCATCAAGTGCGAGGTGATGAGGCTGTCCGAACCGGATGAGTCCGGCAGAAGAAAGCCCCTCCCAACCGGCGAGTACTTCATCGATGAGGTGGATACGGTAGTCTTCTCATTAGGGTGCGAGGTGAACCCGGTCATCCCCAGCATGACGCCAGGGCTTCGGGTCAACAAGTGGGGTGTCGTCATGGTGGACCACACGACCTACCACACGAGCAAAAAGGGGGTCTTCGCGGGTGGCGACGTCGTTACCGGCGGCTCCACGGTCATCCTGGCCATGGGGCAGGCAAAGCAGGCTGCCGGGTACGTCCATGAATACCTTATGGGTCAGTTCAACTACGAGCTCAACATTTCTACTGATCCCAACGCCCCTGGCGTGCAGTGGGAAGGGCGCTTTGCCAAGGGGAAGCGATAG
- the purU gene encoding formyltetrahydrofolate deformylase, translating to MTSSARARLLISCPDRPGIVAAVSQCLCEQGANIVHSDQHTTDPAGGVFFMRIEFDLPELDSRGASLTRALEPIASRFQMDWKLAYAARLKPMAIFASKEDHCLLELLWRWRAKEMVADIAMVVSNHTDLRGLVEAYGIPFHHIAVTRERQDQAEAAQLQLVEGKVDLIVMARYMRILSPSFIRRFPNRIINIHHSFLPAFVGADPYAQAYSRGVKLIGATAHYATETLDAGPIIEQDVERVDHRNNVEDLKRIGRHVERMVLARAVTWHLEDKVLVYGNKTVVFA from the coding sequence ATGACGTCGAGCGCTCGTGCCCGCCTGCTTATCTCGTGTCCTGACCGTCCAGGCATCGTTGCGGCCGTCTCGCAGTGCTTGTGTGAACAGGGCGCCAATATTGTGCACTCGGACCAGCATACCACCGACCCGGCAGGGGGCGTCTTCTTCATGCGGATCGAGTTCGACCTCCCGGAGTTGGACAGCCGTGGCGCTTCACTCACGAGAGCCCTCGAGCCGATCGCCAGCCGGTTCCAGATGGATTGGAAGTTGGCGTACGCTGCCCGCCTCAAGCCCATGGCCATCTTTGCGTCGAAGGAGGACCACTGCCTGCTGGAGTTGCTCTGGCGGTGGAGGGCTAAAGAAATGGTCGCTGACATCGCCATGGTGGTGAGCAATCACACCGACCTGCGCGGACTTGTAGAGGCCTACGGCATTCCCTTTCACCACATCGCGGTTACGCGGGAGAGACAAGATCAAGCCGAGGCCGCACAGCTTCAACTGGTCGAAGGCAAGGTTGACTTGATTGTCATGGCCCGGTATATGCGAATCCTCTCGCCATCTTTTATCCGACGCTTTCCCAACCGGATTATCAACATCCACCACAGCTTTTTGCCGGCCTTTGTCGGGGCGGATCCCTATGCACAGGCGTACTCTCGTGGGGTCAAATTGATTGGCGCCACGGCGCATTACGCTACCGAAACGCTGGATGCCGGGCCGATCATCGAGCAGGATGTGGAGCGGGTAGATCACCGCAACAACGTGGAGGACCTGAAGCGGATCGGCCGCCACGTGGAGCGGATGGTGCTGGCGCGGGCCGTCACCTGGCACTTGGAGGACAAGGTGCTGGTGTACGGCAACAAAACCGTGGTGTTTGCCTAG
- a CDS encoding glucose-1-phosphate thymidylyltransferase, with the protein MKALILSGGKGTRLRPITHTSAKQLVPIANKPILFYALEAMAAAKIREVGIVVGDTKREIQGAVGDGAQWGIEVSYIEQEAPLGLAHAVKIAEPFLGNHPFVMYLGDNLIKDGICSLVEEFERSGANSQILLARVRDPQRFGVAELRDGQVISLEEKPAHPKSDLALVGVYMFDQTIFEAVHAIQPSARGELEITDAIQYLIDKGYQVHPHIISRWWKDTGKLEDMLEANRIMLEAITPRVEGEVDEASHLIGKVIVEQGASVTASTIRGPAIIGRRCRIINSYIGPFTSIYHDTLVQNSEIEHSIILDQCRITDIGGRLEDSLIGKNVEVFRSDGKPKAYRLMLGDSSQVGLV; encoded by the coding sequence ATGAAGGCATTGATCTTGAGCGGAGGCAAGGGGACCCGCCTGCGTCCGATCACCCACACCAGCGCCAAGCAGCTCGTGCCTATCGCCAACAAACCGATCCTCTTCTATGCGCTGGAAGCAATGGCGGCGGCCAAGATCCGGGAGGTTGGGATCGTGGTTGGCGACACGAAGCGTGAGATTCAGGGGGCGGTGGGGGACGGGGCGCAATGGGGCATCGAGGTCTCATATATCGAGCAAGAAGCGCCCCTTGGACTCGCCCATGCAGTCAAGATCGCTGAGCCGTTTCTGGGGAATCATCCCTTCGTGATGTATCTGGGAGATAACCTGATCAAGGACGGGATTTGCTCCCTGGTAGAAGAGTTCGAGCGGTCGGGCGCCAACTCTCAGATCCTTCTGGCAAGGGTTCGCGATCCACAGCGGTTCGGGGTGGCGGAGCTTCGAGATGGTCAGGTAATCTCTCTGGAGGAGAAGCCGGCGCACCCTAAAAGCGATCTGGCGCTCGTGGGTGTCTATATGTTCGACCAGACGATCTTTGAGGCGGTTCATGCCATACAGCCTTCGGCGCGGGGCGAGTTGGAGATCACCGACGCCATCCAGTATCTGATCGACAAAGGATATCAGGTCCATCCCCATATCATCAGCCGCTGGTGGAAAGATACGGGGAAGCTTGAAGACATGCTCGAGGCAAATAGGATCATGTTGGAGGCGATCACCCCCAGGGTAGAGGGAGAAGTGGACGAGGCCTCACACCTTATCGGAAAGGTGATCGTGGAGCAGGGGGCGAGCGTTACGGCCAGCACCATTCGAGGGCCGGCAATCATCGGCAGGCGCTGCCGCATCATCAACTCCTACATTGGGCCGTTCACCTCCATATATCATGACACACTGGTGCAGAATAGTGAGATCGAGCATAGCATCATCCTCGACCAGTGCCGCATTACCGATATCGGCGGGAGGTTGGAGGATAGTCTCATCGGAAAGAACGTCGAGGTGTTCCGGTCTGACGGGAAACCGAAGGCCTATCGACTGATGCTCGGGGATAGCAGCCAGGTGGGGTTGGTGTAA
- a CDS encoding sulfide/dihydroorotate dehydrogenase-like FAD/NAD-binding protein, whose amino-acid sequence MTNRINSITANISSQNTDQLKAALAEVSTLSDLSYEEKQELAAAISTTFYRDPSGDEELSQLIDQSELILASLGVEVAGWTIEQLVEADAESAEHFAGALGRIGAPAVDLLLSRFDTSKGDDYSQINLLLAAGHFTDPAIARVLPEALRCAGSANKQVKSAAFYCMGRIFNRIAPETISDADRSTLFDKLFVGLSDPSALVRRHAVRAIGKGVRHSYFTSGQVEKSHNALRAILGMDHFDWDDAFIVRSEAEHQLHYCHGSSKESENPSRGRYHQDFTILEKRELCANTYYFKVNAPLLAKKIQAGQFIIIRPNLDSERIPLSIAGWDREKGYLELVIMAAGRTSTEATMKNVGDSIQDVVGPLGQRSHVAKYEGACVVLGGGYGTGAVIPTARDLRQLGNKVYGIVGARTKDLLILVDELKAVCDEVFVTTNDGSVGIQGFVTHALEKIMEREKVSMVLAVGPVPMMMAVAKVTEGKGIEAWVSLNAIMVDGTGMCGACRVTVGGKTRFACYHGPDFNAYQVDFGELVKRQQMFVAQEKIAFEAMQR is encoded by the coding sequence ATGACAAATAGAATCAACAGCATTACAGCGAACATCTCGTCCCAGAACACTGACCAGTTGAAGGCCGCCCTGGCGGAGGTCTCTACGCTTTCCGACCTCTCTTACGAGGAAAAGCAGGAGTTGGCAGCAGCGATCTCCACTACCTTTTACCGGGACCCCTCCGGCGATGAGGAACTTTCTCAACTCATTGATCAGAGCGAGTTGATCCTGGCCTCCCTTGGCGTAGAGGTGGCTGGATGGACTATTGAGCAACTTGTTGAGGCTGATGCGGAATCGGCGGAGCATTTCGCCGGCGCCTTAGGGCGCATCGGCGCACCTGCCGTAGATCTGCTTCTTTCCCGGTTCGACACGAGCAAGGGCGACGACTATTCTCAGATCAACCTCCTGTTGGCGGCGGGACATTTCACCGATCCGGCCATTGCCAGGGTCCTGCCTGAGGCCTTGAGGTGCGCAGGGTCTGCCAATAAGCAGGTGAAGTCCGCCGCCTTTTACTGTATGGGGCGGATTTTCAACCGCATTGCCCCCGAAACGATCAGTGACGCGGACCGGTCGACGCTGTTCGATAAGCTGTTCGTCGGCCTTTCAGATCCGTCGGCCCTTGTTCGCAGGCATGCCGTGCGCGCCATAGGGAAAGGCGTTCGCCACTCCTATTTCACGTCGGGGCAGGTGGAGAAAAGCCACAATGCTCTTCGTGCCATCCTCGGAATGGATCACTTCGACTGGGACGATGCCTTTATCGTTCGCAGTGAGGCTGAACATCAACTGCACTACTGCCATGGCAGCTCTAAAGAGAGCGAGAACCCATCCAGGGGCAGGTACCACCAGGATTTTACGATACTTGAAAAGCGAGAACTGTGCGCCAACACCTACTACTTTAAGGTGAACGCGCCGCTTCTCGCGAAAAAGATACAGGCCGGGCAGTTCATCATCATCCGTCCCAACCTTGACAGTGAGCGCATCCCCCTCTCCATCGCCGGATGGGACAGGGAAAAGGGGTATCTCGAACTCGTCATTATGGCTGCCGGCAGGACATCCACCGAGGCCACGATGAAAAACGTAGGCGACAGTATCCAGGACGTCGTCGGGCCGCTGGGCCAGCGCTCCCATGTTGCCAAATATGAGGGGGCCTGCGTGGTGCTCGGCGGCGGCTACGGTACGGGCGCCGTCATTCCCACGGCACGGGATTTGAGGCAGCTCGGCAATAAGGTCTACGGCATAGTGGGCGCCCGCACGAAGGACCTGCTGATACTGGTGGACGAACTTAAGGCGGTGTGCGACGAGGTATTCGTCACCACCAATGACGGGTCGGTTGGTATTCAAGGCTTCGTCACCCATGCGCTGGAGAAGATCATGGAGAGGGAGAAGGTGTCCATGGTTTTGGCGGTCGGCCCCGTGCCGATGATGATGGCCGTCGCCAAGGTGACGGAGGGGAAGGGAATAGAAGCATGGGTCTCGCTGAACGCCATCATGGTGGACGGCACCGGCATGTGCGGTGCCTGCCGGGTGACGGTGGGCGGCAAAACCAGGTTCGCCTGCTATCACGGGCCGGATTTTAACGCGTACCAGGTGGACTTTGGCGAGCTGGTGAAGCGTCAGCAGATGTTCGTGGCACAAGAAAAGATCGCCTTCGAGGCGATGCAGCGATAA
- a CDS encoding GAF domain-containing protein has protein sequence MHIEIRTPEQKFPENQLYGFFFQFVLVAIPLGLGIWRSQIDSARSPNEAVAFWTCIILYFFVIFPFSHFKRRKMQATANQSTLDQINTHLKLVNDVLMDLRAVLVSVRRLTNNTMYGLERFFAGQPTLMEIVEHARFNYAEIVEVILKEVFWVVAKGNRDLNIHLTVGFLMPIGQKLQVVAYVNSDNSPSSNREGFILNEGCAGTCWAEKAIVVVPDVRKDDLHGLTSKSQRHHRIKSIACFPVMFTDKLDKSQEFVGVLSLDCDVADYFRDEARFKEAVRTTLEPFFALIRFTYRLHLLLSKALPATQNAKEVSLETGGVHGSKG, from the coding sequence ATGCATATTGAAATAAGGACACCAGAGCAGAAATTCCCAGAAAATCAACTGTATGGTTTCTTTTTCCAGTTCGTTCTTGTTGCCATACCCCTCGGTCTAGGAATATGGCGCTCGCAGATTGATTCAGCAAGGAGCCCGAATGAGGCAGTAGCATTCTGGACTTGCATTATTTTGTACTTTTTTGTCATATTTCCGTTCAGCCACTTCAAGCGGCGCAAGATGCAGGCAACAGCCAATCAGAGCACTCTGGACCAGATCAATACGCACCTCAAGCTTGTTAACGATGTCCTGATGGATCTAAGGGCTGTCCTTGTATCAGTGAGGCGGCTGACAAACAACACCATGTACGGTCTGGAACGTTTTTTTGCCGGCCAGCCAACTCTGATGGAAATAGTTGAACACGCAAGGTTCAATTACGCAGAAATTGTAGAGGTGATCCTGAAGGAAGTTTTCTGGGTGGTTGCTAAGGGCAACCGGGATCTGAATATTCATCTTACTGTCGGTTTCCTCATGCCGATTGGGCAGAAGCTTCAGGTGGTCGCATATGTAAATTCAGACAACTCCCCCTCCTCGAACAGAGAAGGCTTTATATTGAATGAGGGTTGCGCGGGAACATGTTGGGCAGAAAAGGCAATCGTTGTTGTGCCAGATGTTCGCAAGGATGACCTACATGGCCTTACATCAAAGAGCCAGCGACACCACCGCATAAAATCGATAGCTTGTTTTCCTGTGATGTTTACCGATAAACTCGACAAGTCTCAAGAATTCGTAGGTGTGCTATCATTGGACTGCGATGTGGCTGATTACTTCAGAGATGAGGCTCGATTTAAGGAAGCGGTAAGAACTACATTAGAACCTTTTTTTGCCCTTATAAGGTTTACTTATAGACTTCATCTGCTATTAAGTAAGGCTCTACCTGCGACCCAGAACGCAAAGGAAGTTTCATTAGAAACAGGAGGGGTGCATGGAAGCAAAGGCTAG
- a CDS encoding phosphomannose isomerase type II C-terminal cupin domain, producing the protein MQTVLTSTRPWGRWTVLGEGEGYKVKRIEVNPGHRLSLQRHASRSEHWVVVAGTAKVIIGNQALVISAQESTFVPAGTDHRIENPGPHLLTIIEIQNGAYLGEDDIVRLQDDYGRSDEQ; encoded by the coding sequence ATGCAAACAGTACTGACCTCAACGCGGCCCTGGGGACGCTGGACAGTCCTTGGGGAGGGAGAGGGATACAAGGTCAAGCGGATTGAGGTCAATCCCGGGCATCGTCTGAGTCTGCAGCGACACGCTTCCAGGAGCGAGCACTGGGTTGTTGTGGCCGGCACGGCCAAGGTGATAATCGGGAACCAGGCCTTAGTCATTTCCGCCCAGGAATCGACGTTCGTGCCGGCAGGGACAGATCACCGGATCGAGAATCCCGGGCCACATCTACTCACCATTATTGAAATTCAAAACGGCGCCTACCTCGGGGAGGATGACATTGTTCGACTCCAGGATGACTACGGGCGGAGCGACGAGCAGTAA
- a CDS encoding MutS-related protein: MHEPLLTAIGKDLSVRSARAAKTGEGVLDESTFNTIEVDRLFDAVNCASTVVGQATLYRSLAHPLNSVEAITAKQDALKELDSKADLRIQVEGLVQHAAKYEEEFYRLLFGTFVGTFGNPLGKMETGSFGHATYRQGTKLMLDLVKGAQGLPTPESPYLRARLEALKAFGSTRSHALMKGPVYLTERAIRTKAEKWLLAPAIKFRPTLFKPRLIITLLIAMGLLLHYAPALGVSRHAMPVLMVVLLPSLLLYGPLIGGFDRDSIIYPLRDGYRDSRDVQQALEALGQIDELLSFHRYAKAFGSSTVLPTLIESDQHAMVLKTVRNPILGKGNVDYVPNDINLNGARLTFITGPNGGGKTACCKTIAQVQLLAQIGCYVPAEQAQVSVADRIFYQVPESNSLADREGRFGTELQRTKAIFFASSPRSLVVLDELAEGTTYQEKLEISRTILGGFYQVGNNTILVTHNHELAEQFQQRDVGSYRQAEFIHGSPTHRLIEGISRVSHADKVARRIGFAKEDIERHLAERGYVGGCETSSEGK; the protein is encoded by the coding sequence ATGCATGAACCTCTTCTGACAGCCATCGGCAAGGATCTATCGGTTCGTTCGGCCAGGGCGGCGAAAACTGGAGAAGGCGTGCTCGATGAGAGCACGTTCAACACTATAGAAGTCGATCGACTCTTTGATGCTGTCAATTGCGCCAGTACCGTTGTCGGGCAAGCAACGCTTTACCGCTCATTAGCCCACCCGTTGAATTCGGTCGAGGCCATCACGGCCAAGCAGGACGCGCTCAAAGAGCTGGACTCGAAGGCTGATCTGAGGATACAAGTCGAGGGGTTGGTGCAGCATGCCGCAAAATATGAGGAGGAATTTTACCGACTGCTGTTTGGGACCTTTGTCGGCACCTTCGGGAATCCCCTGGGCAAAATGGAGACAGGGAGCTTTGGGCATGCAACGTACCGGCAAGGGACGAAGCTCATGCTCGATCTCGTCAAGGGCGCCCAAGGCCTGCCCACACCCGAAAGCCCCTATCTTCGAGCGCGTCTCGAAGCTCTCAAGGCGTTTGGTTCCACGCGATCGCATGCCTTGATGAAAGGGCCTGTCTACCTGACGGAAAGGGCAATCAGGACGAAGGCTGAAAAGTGGTTACTGGCCCCTGCCATCAAATTCAGACCAACCCTCTTCAAGCCACGATTGATTATCACGCTCTTGATTGCCATGGGTCTCCTGCTACATTACGCCCCAGCTCTTGGGGTCTCCCGACACGCGATGCCCGTCTTGATGGTTGTCTTACTCCCCTCACTCCTGCTGTATGGACCTCTCATCGGAGGTTTTGACCGGGACAGTATCATCTATCCCTTGCGGGATGGGTATAGAGACTCACGCGATGTGCAGCAGGCATTAGAGGCTTTGGGGCAGATCGATGAGCTGCTGTCCTTTCACCGCTATGCCAAGGCCTTCGGGAGTTCTACCGTTTTACCGACGCTCATCGAATCAGATCAGCACGCGATGGTCTTGAAAACGGTCAGAAACCCTATCCTGGGAAAAGGGAATGTCGATTACGTACCCAACGATATCAACCTGAACGGGGCTCGATTGACGTTTATTACCGGCCCAAACGGAGGCGGGAAGACCGCTTGCTGTAAAACCATTGCCCAGGTGCAACTGTTGGCGCAGATCGGTTGCTATGTGCCTGCCGAACAGGCGCAGGTCTCGGTGGCTGATCGGATCTTCTATCAGGTTCCGGAAAGCAACTCGCTGGCTGATCGGGAGGGGAGATTCGGGACGGAGTTACAACGCACGAAAGCCATCTTTTTCGCATCGTCGCCCAGAAGCCTGGTCGTTCTGGATGAACTGGCGGAAGGAACCACCTATCAAGAGAAGCTGGAAATCTCCCGCACCATCCTCGGTGGATTTTACCAAGTCGGCAATAATACGATCCTGGTTACCCACAATCACGAGTTGGCGGAGCAGTTTCAACAAAGAGATGTTGGATCGTATCGCCAGGCAGAATTTATCCATGGCTCCCCAACCCATCGGTTGATCGAGGGGATCTCACGAGTGAGCCATGCCGATAAAGTCGCTCGACGAATCGGCTTTGCGAAAGAGGATATCGAAAGGCACCTGGCTGAGCGAGGCTATGTAGGTGGGTGCGAGACCTCGTCTGAAGGGAAGTAA